One Pirellulales bacterium genomic region harbors:
- a CDS encoding DUF3102 domain-containing protein, whose product MHDEITPRENPLSDREERLAQLAELANQAHDQMVACARQAVAHALAAGKALLEAKDLCDKGAWTKWLADHFRGSKRTARGYMRLATHWDQVGGDRQSVAGLNYTEATRLITGLACSDGRANGPTRSAAEKRAAAVARPQTELSRLTQSDQNAGESSLPVPASGRQFALLVHLLRQVVAELRRLAQSSHDGSYARHLLKNLESLPDAVAGYQWLRNG is encoded by the coding sequence ATGCACGACGAAATCACGCCCAGGGAGAACCCCTTGTCGGACCGCGAAGAGAGGCTGGCGCAGTTGGCCGAGCTGGCCAATCAGGCGCACGACCAAATGGTCGCCTGCGCGCGACAGGCGGTCGCCCACGCCTTGGCGGCCGGCAAAGCGCTGCTGGAAGCCAAGGACCTCTGCGACAAAGGCGCCTGGACCAAGTGGCTGGCCGACCACTTCAGAGGTTCGAAGAGAACGGCCCGCGGTTATATGCGGTTGGCAACCCACTGGGACCAGGTGGGGGGTGACCGGCAATCCGTTGCCGGTCTCAACTACACGGAGGCCACACGGCTCATCACCGGTCTGGCGTGCTCCGATGGCCGGGCCAACGGTCCCACACGGTCGGCTGCCGAGAAGCGAGCGGCCGCCGTCGCCCGGCCGCAGACCGAGCTCTCGCGTTTGACCCAGAGCGACCAAAACGCGGGCGAATCGTCGTTGCCGGTGCCGGCCAGCGGCCGGCAATTCGCCCTGCTGGTGCATTTGCTGCGGCAGGTCGTCGCGGAGCTGCGACGGCTGGCGCAGTCGAGTCACGACGGCTCGTACGCGCGACACCTGCTGAAGAATTTGGAGTCGTTGCCCGACGCCGTCGCCGGATACCAGTGGCTTCGAAACGGTTGA